Proteins from a single region of Allofrancisella inopinata:
- the miaA gene encoding tRNA (adenosine(37)-N6)-dimethylallyltransferase MiaA, which translates to MNKLVYGIAGPTASGKTALSISIAKQINAEIISVDSSLVYKQMDIGTAKPTKQEQDGIKHHLIDIIEPTENFSVADFISSVNNLKKEIHSRGKQVLLVGGTMLYFKGLIEGLSNLPESQPEIRSILELEKKEKGLEYLYQQLYKMDPDAAQKLNANDQQRIFRALEVIMISGEKYSQLVKTSKVGQLDEEIRLCAIVPKDRASLHRNIELRFKQMLEDGFLDEVKNLRKNPNLTKDTTAIRSVGYRQAWEYLDGDIDYDKFVEKGIVATRQLAKRQLTWIRNWQGDIKLIAMEDINKESKVLKFFGLD; encoded by the coding sequence ATGAATAAGTTGGTTTATGGTATAGCTGGTCCTACAGCTTCAGGTAAGACTGCTCTTTCAATATCTATTGCTAAGCAGATTAATGCTGAGATTATTAGTGTTGATTCATCTTTAGTTTATAAACAGATGGACATAGGCACAGCTAAGCCAACCAAACAAGAGCAAGATGGTATAAAGCATCATTTAATTGATATCATAGAGCCCACTGAAAACTTTTCGGTAGCAGATTTTATTTCTAGTGTTAATAATCTCAAAAAAGAAATACACTCTAGAGGAAAGCAAGTTTTATTAGTTGGCGGCACAATGCTTTACTTTAAAGGTTTAATAGAAGGGTTATCAAATTTACCTGAAAGCCAACCGGAAATAAGATCTATTTTAGAATTAGAGAAAAAAGAGAAAGGTTTGGAGTACCTTTACCAACAGCTTTATAAGATGGATCCAGATGCAGCCCAAAAGCTTAATGCAAATGATCAACAGCGAATATTTAGGGCTTTAGAAGTTATTATGATAAGTGGTGAAAAATATTCACAACTTGTTAAAACATCTAAAGTAGGTCAGTTAGATGAAGAAATTAGATTGTGTGCTATAGTTCCCAAAGACAGAGCTAGTTTGCATAGAAATATTGAGTTAAGGTTTAAACAGATGTTAGAAGATGGCTTTCTAGATGAAGTCAAAAATCTTAGAAAAAATCCAAATTTAACTAAAGATACTACAGCTATAAGAAGCGTTGGGTATCGTCAAGCATGGGAATATTTAGATGGTGATATAGATTATGACAAGTTTGTTGAAAAAGGTATTGTAGCAACAAGACAACTAGCAAAACGTCAACTTACTTGGATACGAAATTGGCAGGGGGATATTAAGCTTATAGCAATGGAAGATATAAATAAAGAATCTAAAGTTTTAAAGTTTTTTGGCTTGGATTAA
- the hflK gene encoding FtsH protease activity modulator HflK produces the protein MIKKIKQRWFWSKNSEQGPPDLEEMIKRFFSKKKKNNGDDNESIYSKNANKNQKFQTPPIGKIVAIVIGLLIAVWASFGFYVVQPAEQAAVLRLGKFSKIVESGLHWYPIGIDKVYKENVQELKTMSLQRDMLTSEENIVHISFTVQYRISNLEDYLFANTDPSQLLQQSLESAVRQVVGQSNLSDILTTKRAAIAIRVKDEMEALLRQYKSGIYVSDVIMQPAQAPDAVKEAFDDVIKAREDQARLQNEAESYANRIIPVAEGKAQRIVDQANAYKQQVVLEAQGEVAQFEQLLPIYKTNPDIVTNQMYFDTISNVLQNNKIFLIDGDGAKNIFYGLDQAQKNILASSNAQGSN, from the coding sequence ATGATTAAAAAAATAAAGCAAAGATGGTTTTGGAGTAAAAATTCAGAACAGGGACCACCAGACTTAGAAGAGATGATTAAAAGATTCTTCTCCAAGAAGAAAAAGAATAATGGTGATGACAACGAGAGTATTTACTCAAAGAATGCTAATAAAAATCAGAAGTTTCAAACGCCTCCAATAGGTAAAATAGTAGCTATAGTAATAGGTTTGCTTATAGCTGTTTGGGCTAGTTTTGGTTTTTATGTTGTGCAACCAGCTGAACAGGCTGCGGTACTTAGGTTGGGGAAGTTTTCTAAAATAGTTGAGTCAGGATTGCATTGGTATCCTATAGGTATAGATAAAGTTTATAAAGAAAATGTTCAAGAGCTAAAAACCATGTCACTACAAAGAGATATGTTAACTTCTGAAGAGAATATCGTACATATTTCTTTTACAGTACAATATCGTATTTCAAATTTAGAGGATTACTTATTTGCTAATACTGATCCGTCGCAACTTTTGCAGCAGTCATTAGAGAGTGCCGTTAGGCAAGTAGTAGGCCAAAGTAACTTATCGGATATTTTAACAACAAAAAGAGCCGCTATAGCGATCCGCGTTAAAGATGAAATGGAAGCTTTATTGAGGCAATATAAATCTGGTATATATGTAAGTGATGTAATTATGCAGCCAGCACAAGCACCAGATGCTGTAAAAGAGGCTTTTGATGATGTGATAAAAGCTAGAGAAGATCAAGCTAGGTTACAAAATGAGGCTGAATCTTATGCAAATAGAATTATACCAGTAGCAGAAGGTAAAGCTCAAAGGATTGTAGATCAGGCAAATGCTTACAAGCAACAAGTTGTATTAGAAGCACAAGGAGAGGTGGCTCAGTTTGAGCAGTTATTGCCAATATATAAAACTAATCCTGATATTGTAACTAATCAAATGTACTTTGATACAATTTCAAACGTGTTGCAAAATAATAAGATTTTCCTAATAGATGGAGATGGTGCTAAAAATATCTTTTATGGTTTAGATCAAGCTCAAAAAAATATACTAGCATCTTCAAATGCACAAGGGAGTAATTAA
- the hflX gene encoding ribosome rescue GTPase HflX, protein MEFFQSYEAGSKCLLVNINFKYHRELNADPVELEGLVLAADKIVLESLDFNHPEPDIKYFCGMGKMEMIKNKRDEIKADLVVFNHPLSPSQERNIEKYLECKIMDRTRLILEIFSLRAKTHEGKLQVELAQLNYQSTRLVKGWTHLERQKGGIGVRGGPGETQLEIDRRLIRQRIKQITQKLERVKHHRDLSRASRRKNNIPTLSFVGYTNAGKSTLFNKITNAQVLAKDQLFATLDPTLRKVIVPKLGEVIFSDTVGFIKNLPHDLVEAFHATLEEAIESDLLIHVIDYADEDYKSYIEQVNKVLNEIGIGDKERICVYNKIDKLENIKPSFVALDNSEDSIVARVYLSAVTGEGLEEFYTALATFFNKSWFKGTLELPPKHSKIRSMMYDLGVIEKEQISEDGNYLLDINIAQSDFERFNREFELDLQQFLI, encoded by the coding sequence ATGGAATTTTTCCAATCTTACGAAGCAGGCAGTAAATGTTTGCTTGTAAATATAAATTTTAAATATCACCGCGAATTAAATGCTGATCCGGTTGAGCTAGAAGGTTTAGTGTTGGCAGCAGATAAAATTGTCTTAGAAAGTTTAGATTTTAACCACCCTGAACCTGATATCAAGTATTTTTGTGGTATGGGTAAAATGGAAATGATAAAAAATAAGCGTGATGAAATAAAAGCTGATCTAGTCGTTTTTAATCATCCATTAAGCCCATCTCAAGAGCGGAATATAGAAAAATATCTTGAATGTAAGATAATGGATAGAACACGTCTTATATTAGAGATATTCTCCTTACGTGCCAAAACCCATGAGGGTAAGTTACAAGTTGAGTTAGCTCAGTTAAATTATCAATCAACTAGACTAGTTAAAGGTTGGACTCACTTAGAAAGACAAAAAGGTGGTATTGGTGTGCGAGGTGGACCAGGTGAAACTCAGCTTGAGATAGATAGACGTTTGATTAGGCAAAGAATTAAGCAGATAACTCAAAAGTTAGAAAGAGTAAAACACCATAGAGATTTAAGCAGGGCTTCTCGGCGTAAAAATAACATTCCAACGCTTTCTTTTGTCGGCTATACAAATGCTGGTAAATCAACATTATTTAATAAAATCACAAATGCTCAGGTTCTAGCAAAAGATCAATTATTTGCAACTTTAGATCCGACTTTACGTAAAGTAATTGTGCCTAAGTTAGGTGAAGTAATTTTCTCAGATACGGTAGGATTTATCAAAAACTTACCTCATGATTTGGTGGAAGCTTTTCATGCAACCTTAGAAGAGGCTATAGAGTCAGATTTATTGATTCATGTTATAGACTACGCTGATGAAGATTATAAAAGTTATATAGAGCAGGTAAACAAAGTATTAAATGAAATTGGTATAGGTGATAAAGAGAGAATTTGTGTCTATAATAAGATAGACAAGCTTGAAAATATAAAACCTAGTTTTGTAGCACTCGATAACTCAGAGGATAGTATCGTGGCTAGAGTTTATCTTTCAGCAGTAACAGGTGAAGGATTAGAGGAGTTTTATACGGCTTTAGCAACTTTTTTTAATAAGTCATGGTTTAAAGGAACCTTAGAGTTACCACCAAAACATTCCAAGATTAGATCTATGATGTATGATCTTGGTGTTATAGAAAAAGAACAAATATCTGAAGATGGTAATTATTTACTAGATATAAATATAGCGCAATCTGATTTTGAACGCTTCAATAGAGAGTTTGAGTTAGACCTTCAGCAGTTTTTAATATAA
- the hfq gene encoding RNA chaperone Hfq: protein MSRISSLQDPFLNALRKEKISVSVYLVNGIKLQGQIEAFDQFCIVLRNTVNQMVYKHAISTIVPAKSVRMVYSSFNPYHQNSNDDQDENVDDIHTDELEVQESNEHIEQ from the coding sequence ATGTCAAGAATATCCTCTTTACAAGACCCATTTTTAAATGCGTTGAGAAAAGAAAAAATCAGTGTATCTGTATACTTAGTCAATGGAATTAAACTTCAGGGGCAAATCGAAGCTTTTGATCAGTTTTGTATAGTACTTAGAAATACAGTAAATCAAATGGTTTATAAGCATGCTATTTCAACAATAGTACCAGCTAAAAGTGTAAGAATGGTTTATAGTTCATTTAATCCATATCATCAAAATTCTAATGATGATCAAGATGAAAATGTAGATGATATTCATACTGATGAACTTGAAGTTCAAGAAAGTAACGAACATATTGAACAATAA
- the hflC gene encoding protease modulator HflC, whose product MKNLSKILLVLVVVGLFLILSSKFIVKQGTESVLLRLGELVKKDDKVIEYKPGIHIKIPFLDTVKNYDMRNRVLTTDSSRVVTKEKKDVLINAYVVWRINDISRFFTSTSGQVFRAETLLKQFLESSLRAEVGKNDIQSLVNNDRDKLMIALTKDVAVQAKEIGISIVDVRVNQIDLPETITESIYQRMKSSRHKDASRIRAEGERAAEKTKASADATVTVTMAEAEKQSKIIRAEADAKAAKIFADAYSSSIPLYEFLKSMNSYKESFSGKNEVVFMLKPDSKFFQGFKLKPDSKLAEDMKKAK is encoded by the coding sequence ATGAAAAATTTATCAAAAATACTCTTAGTACTTGTGGTAGTTGGCTTATTCTTAATTTTAAGTAGTAAGTTTATAGTAAAACAAGGTACAGAATCTGTACTTTTAAGATTAGGTGAGCTTGTTAAAAAAGATGATAAAGTAATAGAGTATAAACCAGGAATCCATATCAAAATACCATTTTTAGATACAGTTAAAAACTATGATATGAGAAATAGGGTCTTAACAACAGATTCATCACGTGTGGTTACCAAAGAGAAAAAAGATGTATTAATAAATGCTTACGTGGTTTGGAGAATAAATGATATTTCTAGATTCTTTACTAGTACAAGTGGGCAGGTTTTTAGAGCAGAAACTTTATTAAAACAGTTCTTAGAATCATCATTAAGAGCAGAAGTTGGTAAGAATGATATCCAAAGCTTAGTAAATAATGATCGTGATAAGTTGATGATAGCTTTAACAAAAGATGTTGCTGTCCAAGCTAAAGAAATTGGAATCTCTATTGTTGATGTAAGAGTAAACCAAATTGATTTGCCAGAAACCATAACAGAGTCAATATATCAGCGTATGAAATCGTCCAGACATAAAGATGCTTCTCGTATAAGAGCAGAAGGTGAAAGAGCAGCTGAAAAAACTAAAGCATCGGCAGACGCTACAGTAACTGTAACTATGGCTGAAGCAGAAAAGCAATCTAAAATTATAAGAGCCGAAGCAGATGCAAAAGCGGCTAAGATATTTGCAGATGCTTATTCTAGCTCAATACCATTGTATGAGTTTTTAAAGAGTATGAACTCGTATAAAGAAAGTTTTAGTGGTAAGAATGAAGTAGTATTTATGCTTAAACCAGATAGCAAATTTTTTCAAGGTTTTAAATTAAAACCAGATAGTAAACTTGCCGAAGATATGAAAAAGGCTAAATAG